DNA sequence from the Pseudorca crassidens isolate mPseCra1 chromosome 6, mPseCra1.hap1, whole genome shotgun sequence genome:
acttctttccttctttccttccctcacgtaagtgggattgcagggtcagaGGGTTTGCATTGTTTAGTGAGTCTGATACGTATTCACCCAACAGGACTGTATATAGACAGTTAAAAGTCATGGAACATTTATTATCTGCTGGATACTATACTAAGCACTTTAATTTACTCAACGATCCTCATACCAACCCTATGAGCTGGCTCCTGCTTtcagtctcattttacagaggagaaaactgaggacaGAGTGGGTATCTAGCTTCCCAATGCACACAGCTGGCcagagacagagctgggatttgcacCGAGGTGATTTggttctagagcctgtgatcttACCCCATTTCATCATCACATAGCTCCATGAGGCAAGTatccccattaaaaaaaagaattgatttaTCTggttggttgcaccaggtcttagttgcggcaggggTGCTCCAtacttgtggcatgcgaactcttagttgtggcatttgggatctagtttcctgaccagggatcaaactcgggccccctccattgggagcacggagtcttattcactgtgctaccagggaagtcccaagtatcCCCATTTTTAtggttaaggattttttttttttttgcggtacgcgggcctctcactgccgtggcctttcccgttgtggaacacaggctccggatgcgcaggctcagcggccatggctcatgggcccagccgctccacggcatgtgggatcttcccggactggggcacgaacccgtgtcccctgcattggcaggcggactctcaaccactgcgccaccagggaagcccatataagGATATTTTGATACATGCTAAGAAACGTGTCCAAGGTCAAAAACTGTTAAAGGAAAGCCGACGTTTGAATCGTGGTCTGTCTTCCTCCAAAGCAGGGGTTTCTGGGTCCCTCGTGAGGATTTCTGAGTTCATTCAGGAGAGTGTCCTCAGCTGGGGTCTCACCTGCTCACTCTCCAAGGTTCCTCTCTGGCTTCCACCAGAGGCTGGCAACCAGAGCTGGGAGGTCTGCACCCCCAGGACACACCCCTGTCAAGTCCTGCCGTTACCTGACTGTCTGCCTGGACCCAGTGTCACACTGAcattccttcccctctcctctcatCCTAGATCACCGTCGGGTTCCAGAACTCTCTCAGCTGGTCACAGTTTTGGTTGCGTGTACCAGACAACTCCATTTGAACTGGGCTTAACAACAAAGACAATTTATTGCTTCATGTAACTGAAAAGTACACAGAGAAGAAGACCTCTGGGCATGGTATGTTCAGGGCCCTGGCTCTGtttttctgtgattatctctgatCTGTCCTCCTCCACGTGTTAGTTTTTGTCTCTGGATTGGTTTGCCATTTATGGTAGCAAAATGATTTGCAGCAGCAACAAGACTACATACTTGCTTTTCCACAGTCATTAAACAAccatcctgaacttggctctgagTGGGATCATCTTAGGTCACATACTTGCCCTTGAACCTGTCACTATGGCAACGGGGACCATCACCGGGGAGAGGGGTGAACCTTCTCCTCCACCTCCCTTGCCTCTACTTTGGTCCCCAGGTCCAAGTGGATTATTCTGCAGGGATGAGAAGAGATGCTGATGCTGGCATCAAAGCTGACAAAGGGACGAAATAGATATCCTTACAGCTATATTGTGCTGTTCACATGGTCTTGCATAGAAGCTGCCATTTCTAAAAGAGAATGGCAAGAACAGACCTCTGCATTTTGCCAGAGGACTGGCATTTGGGCTGCACATGTCACAACAATCTTTGTGGCACTGGATGTTCTGCACAGAATGGAAAAATGCTCTCCCATTAGGAACATTATAGATCCATTTAAGAGGGAGCCGTTATAAGTGGAAAGTGACGTACGGAAGATACGTTGGGTGGGCGAACTTGCTGGAACATTTTCAAGTGGGTAAAATTTTATTCCAAGCACATCTGTATGTGCCTTTCCCCCTCCTTCAGTGAAATGCTCTTTCCCACCATGAAGGGAAAGATTCTTTTCAACTCTTGTCCTCCAGATCGTCTTCCCACTGGAGACCTAAGTTAGCACTATTGCCACTCCCATGCTCATCCAGAGGGGTTGCTTCCCTTTTACTCCTCGGGTTTGAGGGAGTACCAGACCCTTCCCTAGGACCCCAGTGATTAGTTGAAATAGACTCGAACGCTGAACCAACTTGACTGAGGGCCTGGGAAAGCAGAAGGGAATTTTACACGAAGAGGAGCTTAAAACCAGGTATTAGATCAGGCTGCTCTCTCCCTGGTCTTTCTCAATGGGTCTCTTCCTTGCAAAGACTTCCGTGTCCAGTGACTGCTGCCCCCTCGTGGCAAATACTCTCTCAGCTTGCATTGAGTGTGTATAGGCTTTTGCAGTACACAACTTGGGCAGTCTGTTTTCTCTTGTGTTCCCTAACTTCTGCTCCAGGAGCTACCTTTTCCTTAGATGATTAATAGGAGTAATGTCTGCTCCCTCAAGGGACTACGCTATCTTCATGTTCTTTCTAGTCTAAGCATCAGATCACAACTGGTCAACACTTGTAAAAGCAAAGTGTGGGTAACCCCAGGGCAATTGTCTCCTTACACTTCCTGCTATTACTCATAAAGGATAAGAGAACCCGGGAGGAGAGCATGACTTAGTTTAagaaatatggggcttccctggtggcgcagtggttgagagtccgcctgccgatgcaggggacacgggttcgtgtcccagtccgggaagatcccacatgctgcggagcggctgggcccgtgagccatggccgctgagcctgcgcgtccggagcaatgggagaggccacaacagtgagaggcccgcgtaccgcacacacacacacacacacaaaagcctcAAATGGATGTGTAATTCAGTGAGTCCTGGCTGACTGTGGCTTAGGGGCCCCCCAGTATGACACTAGTTGCCTTAAGAAATACAATGAAATTCTCAAAATCAGTTCTGAAAATAAAggacctaaattaaaaaaaaaaaaaaaaaaagaaatatgcttgCCCGTGGCAGAATTGTAGGTACCAGTGCCATGATAAATTCAGCACTTAGGGTAGGGGCAGGATTTACGCCTGCGTAGGTTAGCACCAACTCTAAACAGTAGAGCATGGTTTGGAAAGGACGGGCAGACCAGCTCGGCTGTATGGAAGCTCAGCTTTCAGGCACACCTTACATAGACTGCGTGGCTTCAAGTGATAGACACCCTGAATCATGGTGGGGATCCACGATGCATGAATCAAAGGAGATATGACTGACGTCATTTATTCTACAACCATTGAGTGAGCACTTACTGTTTCCTGGCAGAAAATTGGAGAGGGTCTCTGGCAGCCCACGGTCTAGTGGGACAGGCTGACTTGTAAACACATCATTACAGAATGATAGGCTTCATGTTATAGTGGAGAAGTGACTAAAGTACCAGAGGTAAAGCTAAGGGACAGACATTAGCTGCTGCGAGCAGCTGAGGCAGGTTCCCAGAGATGCCATCCATCATTACTGAGAATCGGGAGAATGACATGACCCCCACTCCTCCATTCACCGACTGCCTCAGCTCCGATGGTCTCCCTGGGGTCCAGCCAGATTTCCAGGAGTGGCCCCCAGCCTCAGGGCCATTCTAATCAACAATCGTGAGCTGGCAGTGGTTGTACCATGGAGCGACTGGCGGTGGAGGGGGTTTAGTTCTCCCTCCAAAGCTCCACCAACAAAGATTTTGCTTCAGCAAAtgtttcacaattttaaaagatatttgaaaactgTTGAAAACTGTTTAGGGCGTGATTTCATGGACCAACAAGCTTTCTCCACCAAAGCTTGCCAAAGAAGTCTAGAGTTTAAGTAATTATTGTGTGCTTGCTGTCCAAACACAGGTCAAGTGCAATCTTCTACCTCCTTCCCACTGGGTTGCCCCCTAGTCCTAGTGGAGGACTCCTACAAGGCCCTCCTACTTTGAATTCATTCTGAAGTCTCTACCATGCAAAGTCAAGTCTTTTGCCCTTTACTCATGTCAGGCAAGGTGGAAGCTTGCCTGGAAATAAATAGAAGTAAATGCAAGAAAAGGAAGACAGTAAAAGTAGTCATCCACAGAGTGGAGAATTCAGATAATGGACCCTGAACTCCATCTTCATGCCTGGTTCCCCTGCTTGGACGTGTGGACCCTGGGAGTCTCTGATGCCCTGTGATCACTTGACTTAACCTGTTCTCCAAATGTAGACATGGGCATGGGCTGCCCTGTGATCACTTGACTTAACCTGTTCTCCAAATGTAGACATGGGCAGGGCtcagggaggagctgggctgTGACGTGCCTtccctatttcattttattaatcaaGTTCTCTCTCAGTGTTAAGTCACTCTGGTCTCTGAATTCCAGGCTCTTACAGTTGGACACACATGGCCAGTGACTCAGGTAGGAAGCCACCTCTGTTTGCCAGGACTTTCTTTGGGGCAGGGTGACTTGGTTTGACtgtattttagaaaatgcatCCATTTGTCTGGGACCTGTAACTTCTGCTCAGTTGACTCCCTGCCTCCTCCCTTGCGACCATGTATTCAACCCTGTCCTTATACACGGTGACAAGGGGGCCGCAGCCGTCTCATCTCCTCCTTTCATACCTCTCCTTTTTACAGGGAAGAGGATGACTTTCCCCAATCTGATGTTTATTGCTTTGCCCTAAGACTTTGTCTTCTGTGAAAATGCAGTCCTGGCAGGGGTATTAAAATGTGTGAATCGAAATGAACTCATAGAACCTCAGACTTGGAAGCATCTCAGGGATTATTTACTCTGCCTCCCTAAATTcggatgagaaaatggaaatctGTAGAGGTAGAAGGACCCATTCAAGGTCATGTAACTTATTAATGACAGAATCAGGATAGAGTGAGGACTGGATACCAGATATCCTTATTTCCAGTCTTGGTAACTTTTTATAGGTTTTCAGATTGTTCTCGGAAGAGCCCTGGGGGTTTTGtgggaacctccatagtggctgtctgGTTGGAGAGAGCGGCACAACCTCCCTCCCCAGTAGATGAgcttttatctgttttacatattggGCTTCTGGTAAGATTTTGCTTCAGCAAATGTTTCacgattttaaaaggtatttgaaAACTGTTGAACGATTCTGTGGCTGTTTAGGGGGTGATTTCATGGACCAAGATGGGGGCTTCTCTTAAATGCTTACACTTCCTTTAGACAGAGGACCCAAACATTTATTGCTCCCTTAGAGAAAAGGCTTAaaatacaccttttttttttggctgcgccgcatggcatgtgggatcttagttccccagccagggattgaagcatggagtcttaaccactggaccgccaggaaagtcctttaaaatacactttaatgCAATCcattgctatcattttcttccctCAGTAGATTTTAAGAAGGTTAAACAAGAATcaggaagggaattccctggcagtcctgtggttaggactcagcgctttcactattggggcctgggttcgatccctggtcagggaactgggatctCACAGGCTGCACGGCACGTAGGGGAAATAACATAGAAAGGGACATCTGAACAGATGAAGACATCTGAGGAAGGTTTGCCTCCTTCCATTTTGCCTGATTCTGGCCCTCCCATGAATGTATAGGACCAAGCTGGTCCTCCCATCTGAATGCACAGACATGGCTGAGGATGGAGAAAGCCAAAGAGAGCACAGAGGCAGTATTATAGGTAGAGTCGATGCCGTGGTAGGGCCGACCAACAGCAGAGGTTTTTCCCTGTAGTCCATCTTATCCCACAGTCAAGCCTCGGAGTTATGGAAAACTGACAACACGGTGAAGATGATCTCTAAAGCAGACAGAGATAGAGATGAAAGAAGGGATCTCCGGCTACCAAACTAGCAGAGAAGCAGAAGATATCCCAGTAACCACTATCACGTCCTTTTTAATTACTTACTTACATACTTCCttcatttattggctgcattgggtcttcattgctgcacaggctttctctagctgtggttaGCAGGGgttattcttcgttgtggtgtgcaagcttctcattgcagtggcttctcttctggaagagctcaggctctaggtgtgtgggcttcagtagttgtggcatgtgggatcggtagttgtggcatatgggctctagagctcaggctcagtagttgtggtgcacgggcttagttgctctgcatcatgtgggatctacctggaccagggctcgagcctgtgtcccctgcattggctggcggattcttaaccactgcgccaccagggaagtcctgttatcACATCCTTGATGAGAGTGACTTGAATCTGAGTTACTAAAtcacctttccttccttctaattTTTCAACCAGATCAAACCATGACTATCATCCTGAATGATTTATTTAATTACACTGATTTGTGGGAGTTGTTTGAGGATGAGTTTGCAAATTTCACTGGCACGCCACCCACAGAAGGACATCGTTATAGTCCCTGTAAGATGGACACTGAGACGCTCAACAAGTATGCCGTGGTTGTCATCTATGCCCTGGTCTTCCTGCTGAGCCTCCTGGGAAATTCCCTGGTGATGCTGGTCATCTTATACAGCCGGGTGGGCCGCTCCGTCACCGATGTCTACCTGCTGAACCTGGCCATGGCTGACCTGCTCTTCGCCCTGACCTTGCCTGTCTGGGCCACCTCCAAGGCAAAGGGCTGGATCTTTGGCACAGCCCTGTGCAAGGTGGTCTCACTCCTGAAGGAAGTCAACTTCTACAGTGGTATTCTACTGCTGGCCTGCATCAGCGTGGACCGCTACCTGGCCATTGTCCATGCCACACGCACGCTGACCCAGAAGCGGCACTGGGTCAGGTTCATATGTTTAGGCATCTGGGTCCTGTCCTTGATCCTGGCCCTGCCCATCTTCGCCTTCCGTGAGGCTTATCAACCACCCTATTCCAGCCCAGTCTGCTACGAGGACATGGGTGCCAATACAACGAAGTGGCGGATGGTGATGCGGGTCCTGCCCCAGACCTTTGGCTTCCTGCTGCCCCTGCTGGTCATGCTCATCTGCTACGGACTCACCCTGCGCACGCTCTTTGCGGCCCACATGGGGCAGAAGCACCGGGCCATGCGGGTCATCTTTGCTGTCGTGCTCGTCTTCCTGCTCTGCTGGTTGCCCTACAACCTGGTCCTGGTTGCAGACACCCTCATGAGGGTCCGGGTGATCGCGGAGACCTGTGAGCGCCGCAATGACATCGGCCGGGCCCTGGATGCCACCGAGATCCTGGGCTTCCTCCACAGCTGCCTCAATCCTCTCATCTACGTCTTCGTTGGCCAGAAGTTTCGCCATGGACTCCTCAGGATCATGGCCATCCATGGCCTGGTCAGCAAGGAGTTCTTGGCCAAGGACGGCAGGCCTTCCTTCGTTGGCTCTTCTTCAGGGAACACCTCTACTACCCTCTGAGACCGCACGCAgggctcctcccttcccttcagcATCCGCCCCTAGCCGCATGTCCTCTGGCTGCTCACAGCCCTGTGTCCAGGCAGCCCCCCATTGTGGTTACAGGAAGTTGCTGAGGCCGCATCCTTACTAGGCCCCCAGCTATGGATTCGAAAGCCCTGGCCCCCACCTCTTATCGTAATTACCATGTCAACTGCTAGAGCTCAGTCCAGCCTACCACTGAGACCACAGCACTCTGTCTTCTGGCAGACATTCTTTGAAGACACTCTTTTAAGGGATTACAAAAAGTTCCCACCATTGGGAGGCATTAGTGTCAAACACCATTGGTTGCTTCCCCAACTCTCCCTTTCCTTGCCAGCTAACGAAGTCCACCTCCCTTGAGAGAGGCTGAAAATGACAGATACTCACTTTCTAAGACTCCCTTAAACTAGAAGTGGCCATATCATTTGGTTCTGATTAATAAGACTCAAAGGCAATAGTGTGCTGGTAAACCACTTTCCTGGGAGAAAGTCTTAATGTTCTGTGGTGTAACTAGATGCTCTTACCGTGGCCGATTTCAGGGGTGGTGGTGTTTAGCAACAAGCTCACAAAATCTAGATAGTGTAATAATCTGCTTCCACAAACTGGCTTCAGTGCACTCTTGCTTAAGAGGAAGTCTACTGGGGCCAGGGGACTCCCGGGATATATTCCTGatttaaaagacacacacacacacacatacatatcctTGATTCTTGCCTGTGAATACGGTTATAGGATATGATGTGTAGAGATGAGCCAGTCACTTTGTGACAATGAGGCAAAAAGTGTGCCCAACACACTTAGGCTGGTGGAGCCAAAGGATAAAAAGGACCtgagaataaagagcccagaataAACCATAAATGGTcaaatgactttatttatttatttaaaaatgtgtttggctgcgtttggtcttcgttgctgcgcgtgggcttttctctagttgcggcgagtgggggttactcttcattgtggtgcgcgggcttctcagtgcagtggcttcactcgttgcggagcatgggctctaggcgctcgggcttcagtagttgtggcacatgggctcggtagttgtgactcacggactctagagtgctggctcagtagttgtggtgctcgggcttaagttgctctgcagcatgtggaatctacctggaccagggctcgagcccgtgtcccctgcattggcaggcagattcttaaccactgcgccaccagagaagtccctggtcATATAACTTtaaacaagggtgccaagactattcaataggggcttccctctcctctcactccttcccttaatcccctctccatctctcctacTGTGTGACTCAGTGCTCACCTCCCTTCATCCTCTGCTGCCCTAAAGACAACTCCATCAGGGGTTTCAGTAAGTAAATAAGGATCCAGATCGGGTCTGGGAAAATACAAATGACTAATACACATCTGAAAAGATGCTTGGCCTCACTAGTAACCTGTGAAGTGGGAATCAAACAGCAATAAATAACTTGGAAGTGTTTTAAACAGGTCAGGGATGTAGTCAGAACTCTCTTCAAAAAAATGCAACATTGTTTAGTTAGATTTT
Encoded proteins:
- the CXCR1 gene encoding C-X-C chemokine receptor type 1, with protein sequence MASDSDQTMTIILNDLFNYTDLWELFEDEFANFTGTPPTEGHRYSPCKMDTETLNKYAVVVIYALVFLLSLLGNSLVMLVILYSRVGRSVTDVYLLNLAMADLLFALTLPVWATSKAKGWIFGTALCKVVSLLKEVNFYSGILLLACISVDRYLAIVHATRTLTQKRHWVRFICLGIWVLSLILALPIFAFREAYQPPYSSPVCYEDMGANTTKWRMVMRVLPQTFGFLLPLLVMLICYGLTLRTLFAAHMGQKHRAMRVIFAVVLVFLLCWLPYNLVLVADTLMRVRVIAETCERRNDIGRALDATEILGFLHSCLNPLIYVFVGQKFRHGLLRIMAIHGLVSKEFLAKDGRPSFVGSSSGNTSTTL